A genome region from Rhodanobacter thiooxydans includes the following:
- a CDS encoding AlkA N-terminal domain-containing protein, whose product MKEPPALPAPHVCEQARLSRDARFDGLFFTAVSSTGIYCRPVCPAPTPKRENVHYYANAAAAEAAGFRPCLRCRPELAPGNEQWQRGDHVVARALKLIEAGALAEQSLDALAARVGIGARQLRRLFVERVGAAPISVHTTRRLLFAKQLLTETALPVTEVALASGFRSLRRFNAAFAQANRIAPRELRRHPHAAAGTALLLRLGYRPPYDFPRLLAFLRTRALPGVELVDERSYARVFGPADAPGWLRLSAWPGGEHALQLQLHCPQPTRLLGVVTTLRRMFDLDANPQAITDTFGRDAVLGPLVARHPGLRLPGGWDGFEIAVRAILGQQVSVAAARTLATRIVQRWGEPLPAAPLPGLERLFPTPAALAQADLREIGLTAARAATVSTMAQALLDGRVDFSAGQSLDAFVSRWVVLPGIGEWTAHYIAMRALGAPDAFPAADLILRREAATDAVPLSTKALTACANAWRPWRAYAVIHLWRSASEAPSPARREKPEAIA is encoded by the coding sequence ATGAAAGAACCGCCTGCCCTGCCCGCCCCGCATGTCTGCGAACAGGCGCGACTCAGCCGCGACGCGCGCTTCGACGGGCTGTTCTTCACCGCGGTGAGCAGCACCGGCATCTATTGCCGGCCGGTATGCCCGGCGCCGACACCGAAGCGCGAGAACGTGCATTACTACGCGAACGCGGCTGCCGCGGAAGCGGCCGGCTTCCGGCCGTGCCTGCGTTGCCGGCCGGAACTGGCGCCGGGCAACGAACAGTGGCAGCGCGGCGACCATGTGGTGGCGCGCGCGTTGAAGCTGATCGAGGCCGGCGCGCTGGCGGAACAGTCGCTGGACGCACTGGCCGCACGCGTCGGCATCGGTGCGCGGCAACTGCGCCGGCTGTTCGTCGAGCGCGTCGGCGCAGCGCCGATCAGCGTGCACACGACGCGGCGGCTGCTGTTCGCGAAACAACTGCTGACGGAAACGGCGCTGCCGGTGACGGAAGTCGCGCTCGCGTCCGGCTTCCGCAGCCTGCGCCGCTTCAACGCGGCGTTCGCGCAGGCGAACCGCATCGCGCCGCGCGAGCTGCGTCGGCACCCGCACGCAGCGGCCGGTACGGCGCTGCTGCTGCGGCTCGGCTACCGGCCGCCGTACGATTTTCCGAGGCTGCTCGCGTTCCTGCGCACGCGCGCGCTGCCGGGCGTGGAACTTGTCGACGAGCGCAGCTATGCGCGCGTGTTCGGTCCGGCGGATGCACCGGGCTGGTTGCGCCTGAGCGCGTGGCCCGGTGGCGAACATGCGCTGCAGCTGCAACTGCATTGTCCGCAGCCGACGCGGCTGCTCGGCGTGGTGACGACGCTGCGGCGCATGTTCGACCTGGACGCGAACCCGCAGGCGATCACGGACACGTTCGGCCGCGACGCCGTGCTCGGCCCGCTGGTCGCCCGCCACCCCGGCCTGCGCCTGCCCGGCGGCTGGGACGGTTTCGAGATCGCGGTGCGCGCGATCCTCGGCCAGCAAGTCAGCGTGGCGGCGGCGCGCACGCTGGCGACACGCATCGTGCAACGCTGGGGTGAGCCGTTGCCGGCGGCGCCGCTGCCGGGACTGGAGCGGTTGTTCCCGACGCCGGCAGCGCTGGCGCAGGCGGACCTGCGCGAGATCGGCCTGACCGCGGCGCGCGCCGCGACGGTCAGCACCATGGCGCAGGCGCTGCTGGACGGCCGCGTGGATTTCAGCGCGGGGCAATCGCTGGATGCGTTCGTGTCGCGCTGGGTCGTGCTGCCCGGCATCGGCGAATGGACGGCGCACTACATCGCGATGCGCGCGCTGGGCGCGCCGGACGCGTTCCCGGCGGCGGACCTGATCCTGCGCCGCGAGGCGGCGACGGATGCTGTGCCGCTCAGCACGAAAGCGCTGACCGCGTGTGCGAACGCGTGGCGCCCGTGGCGCGCGTACGCCGTCATCCATCTGTGGCGCAGTGCATCGGAAGCACCGTCGCCGGCACGCCGGGAAAAACCAGAGGCGATCGCATGA
- a CDS encoding methylated-DNA--[protein]-cysteine S-methyltransferase encodes MTNLPDTIYYDEMTSPVGTLRLVADSHGLREIWFERERHPKQAHPGWARAAAPLKFARVQLQEYFAGERQHFELPLHPVGTPFQLEVWHELGRIPYGATISYGELARRIDKPLAVRAVGAANGRNPLPIVLPCHRVIGANGSLTGFGGGLPTKRYLLDLE; translated from the coding sequence ATGACGAACCTGCCCGACACGATCTACTACGACGAAATGACCAGCCCGGTCGGCACGCTGCGCCTGGTCGCGGACAGCCACGGCCTGCGCGAGATCTGGTTCGAGCGCGAACGCCATCCGAAGCAGGCGCATCCGGGCTGGGCCCGCGCAGCCGCACCGCTGAAGTTCGCCCGCGTGCAGCTGCAGGAATACTTCGCCGGTGAGCGCCAGCACTTCGAACTGCCGCTGCATCCCGTCGGCACGCCGTTCCAGCTGGAGGTGTGGCACGAACTGGGGCGGATTCCGTACGGCGCCACCATCAGCTACGGCGAACTGGCCCGGCGCATCGACAAGCCGCTGGCGGTGCGCGCGGTCGGCGCCGCGAACGGGCGCAACCCGCTGCCGATCGTGCTGCCGTGCCATCGGGTGATCGGCGCGAACGGCAGCCTCACCGGCTTCGGCGGCGGCCTGCCGACGAAGCGTTACCTGCTGGACCTGGAATAG
- a CDS encoding ectonucleotide pyrophosphatase/phosphodiesterase, whose protein sequence is MKILFRLLLCSLAALSYGCATQRPTTPAVTLAAPASKPAPLLLISIDGYRHDYLQRGLSPTLAMLAQGGVQAASMQPAFPSLTFPNHYTLVTGLTPDHHGVVNNTMFDPRLGKFSLGNREAVSNGRWWAEGTPIWETADRHGVRTATMFWPGSEADIHGHHPDYWKPFDGSVTADQRVDQVLAWLDLPDAERPGFLTLYFDEVDHAGHVYGPDTTQVNTALRGTDAALARLVDGLKQRGLFDHINLIVLSDHGMAGVPEANSVMIDELVPLDQVQMVNMGILAGFNPTSDSAAARADFAKVEQTLEQPHPHMQCWDKTRVPARLAYGRNPRVPQLLCLANVHWRITTSDYAAKRKGRLSLGEHGYDNTEPLMQALFVAYGPAFRVGAKLPAFPNVDVYPLMTHLLGLPAAANDGDYEAVKGMLKAGI, encoded by the coding sequence ATGAAAATCCTGTTTCGCCTGCTGCTGTGTTCACTGGCAGCATTAAGCTACGGCTGTGCCACGCAACGCCCCACCACGCCGGCAGTCACCCTCGCCGCGCCGGCCAGCAAACCCGCCCCCCTGCTGCTGATCTCGATCGACGGCTACCGTCATGACTATCTGCAGCGCGGGCTCAGCCCGACTCTGGCGATGCTGGCGCAAGGCGGCGTGCAAGCCGCCTCGATGCAACCGGCGTTCCCTTCGCTGACGTTCCCGAACCACTACACCCTCGTCACCGGCCTCACCCCGGACCATCACGGCGTGGTCAACAACACCATGTTCGATCCGCGACTGGGCAAGTTCTCGCTGGGCAACCGCGAGGCGGTCAGCAACGGCCGCTGGTGGGCCGAAGGCACGCCGATCTGGGAAACGGCGGACCGGCACGGCGTGCGCACCGCCACCATGTTCTGGCCCGGCTCGGAGGCGGACATCCACGGCCATCATCCGGATTACTGGAAGCCGTTCGACGGCAGCGTGACCGCCGACCAGCGGGTGGACCAGGTGCTGGCGTGGCTGGACCTGCCGGATGCCGAACGGCCCGGCTTCCTCACCCTGTACTTCGACGAGGTCGATCACGCCGGCCATGTCTACGGCCCGGACACGACGCAGGTGAACACCGCGCTGCGCGGCACCGACGCGGCGCTGGCCCGGCTGGTGGACGGCCTGAAGCAACGCGGCCTGTTCGACCACATCAACCTGATCGTGTTGTCCGACCACGGCATGGCCGGCGTGCCGGAAGCGAACAGCGTGATGATCGACGAACTGGTCCCGCTCGACCAGGTGCAGATGGTCAACATGGGCATCCTGGCCGGCTTCAACCCGACGTCGGACAGCGCCGCGGCGCGCGCGGACTTCGCGAAGGTCGAACAGACCCTGGAGCAGCCGCACCCGCACATGCAGTGCTGGGACAAGACCCGCGTGCCGGCGCGGCTGGCCTACGGCAGGAATCCACGCGTGCCGCAGCTGCTGTGCCTGGCGAACGTGCACTGGCGCATCACCACCAGCGATTACGCGGCCAAGCGCAAGGGCCGACTGAGCCTGGGCGAGCACGGCTACGACAATACCGAACCGCTGATGCAGGCGCTGTTCGTGGCGTACGGCCCCGCGTTCCGCGTCGGCGCAAAGCTGCCGGCATTTCCGAACGTGGATGTCTACCCGCTGATGACCCACCTGCTCGGCCTGCCCGCCGCCGCGAACGACGGCGACTACGAGGCGGTGAAGGGCATGCTCAAGGCCGGGATTTGA
- a CDS encoding MFS transporter — MTDPADGLVHHGTPAFRRTNLALFAAGLATFGLLYCVQPLMPQFSHDYGVSEAGAALSLSLTTGVLAFAMLFAGGVSDALGRKSVMVASLLASALLVLASAAMPTWGSLLVVRTLLGLTLSGLPAVAMTYLGEEMDAESIGLGMGLYISGSAVGGMGGRLISGVLADFFGWRIGVAVVGVIGVVAALVFWRLLPPSRHFTARPLRWRSLLGRFAGMFRDRGLPWLFVEGFLLLGAFVTVYNYLGYRLMAPPYGLSQAVVGSIFAIYLIGTFSSAWMGHLAGKLGRRKVLWTAFALMLAGVALTVARPLPLVMLGIVAITFGFFGGHSIVSSWVGRRAGTAKAQAASVYLFCYYMGSSIAGASGGLFYASHGWNGVALFTGALVLAGLLIALRLFRLPPLVNVATPPTPMSRGAMP, encoded by the coding sequence ATGACCGATCCTGCAGACGGGCTTGTCCACCACGGCACGCCCGCGTTCCGCCGCACCAACCTCGCGCTGTTCGCGGCGGGGCTGGCCACCTTCGGGCTGCTGTACTGCGTGCAGCCGCTGATGCCGCAGTTCAGTCACGACTATGGGGTGAGCGAGGCGGGGGCGGCGCTGTCGCTGTCGCTCACGACTGGCGTGCTGGCGTTCGCGATGCTGTTCGCCGGCGGCGTGTCCGACGCGCTGGGGCGCAAGTCGGTGATGGTGGCCTCGCTGCTGGCCTCGGCGCTGCTGGTGCTGGCCAGCGCGGCGATGCCGACCTGGGGCTCGCTGCTCGTGGTGCGCACGCTGCTCGGGCTGACCCTGAGCGGCCTGCCGGCGGTGGCGATGACGTATCTCGGCGAAGAGATGGACGCGGAGTCGATCGGCCTGGGCATGGGCCTGTACATCAGTGGCAGCGCGGTCGGTGGCATGGGCGGGCGGCTGATCAGCGGCGTGCTGGCCGACTTCTTCGGCTGGCGCATCGGCGTGGCGGTGGTCGGCGTGATCGGCGTGGTGGCCGCGCTGGTGTTCTGGCGCTTGTTGCCGCCGTCGCGGCATTTCACGGCACGGCCGCTGCGCTGGCGCAGCTTGCTGGGGCGCTTCGCCGGCATGTTCCGCGACCGCGGCCTGCCGTGGCTGTTCGTCGAGGGCTTCCTGCTGCTCGGCGCGTTCGTCACCGTCTACAACTACCTCGGCTACCGGCTGATGGCGCCGCCGTACGGGCTGAGCCAGGCGGTGGTGGGGTCGATCTTCGCCATCTATCTGATCGGCACGTTCAGCTCAGCGTGGATGGGGCACCTGGCGGGCAAGCTCGGGCGGCGCAAGGTGTTGTGGACGGCGTTCGCGCTGATGCTGGCCGGCGTGGCACTAACTGTGGCGCGGCCGCTGCCGCTGGTCATGCTGGGTATCGTGGCGATCACGTTCGGCTTCTTCGGCGGCCACTCCATCGTCAGCAGCTGGGTCGGCCGGCGCGCCGGCACGGCGAAGGCGCAGGCCGCGTCGGTCTACCTGTTCTGCTACTACATGGGTTCCAGCATCGCCGGCGCCAGTGGAGGGTTGTTCTATGCATCGCACGGCTGGAACGGCGTGGCGTTGTTCACCGGCGCGCTGGTGCTGGCCGGCTTGCTGATCGCGCTGCGACTGTTCCGCCTGCCGCCACTGGTGAACGTGGCGACGCCGCCCACGCCGATGAGCCGGGGCGCGATGCCGTAG
- a CDS encoding DoxX family protein, which produces MQGSADLGKLVLRITLGVLILFHGVSKLIHGPGYVLGVVTGAGLPSFVAYGAYVGEVVAPLLLLVGYWTRVGALIIVVNMLFAIGLVHMGQLATLADTGGWALELQGMFLGTALAIMLLGAGRYSFGGSNGRWN; this is translated from the coding sequence ATGCAAGGTTCCGCCGATCTGGGCAAGTTGGTGCTTCGCATCACGCTGGGTGTGCTGATCCTGTTCCATGGGGTGTCCAAGCTGATCCACGGGCCAGGCTATGTCCTCGGCGTGGTGACCGGGGCCGGCCTGCCGTCGTTCGTAGCCTACGGCGCGTACGTGGGCGAGGTGGTGGCGCCGCTGCTGCTGCTGGTCGGGTACTGGACGCGGGTCGGTGCGCTGATCATCGTGGTCAACATGCTGTTCGCGATCGGGCTGGTGCATATGGGCCAGCTCGCCACGCTGGCCGACACCGGCGGCTGGGCGCTGGAACTGCAGGGCATGTTCCTCGGCACCGCGCTGGCGATCATGCTGCTCGGCGCGGGCCGCTACAGCTTCGGCGGCAGCAACGGCCGCTGGAACTGA